The window ACTAGTCTTCGGCAGGTTGGGTCCTAACTTCTAAAATGagaactcccctctctcccaacaGCCTTTGTGGTCTGGACGACCAGCTCAGCCACTACGCCCACCTGCGTACCCTGGACCTGTCCTATAACCTCCTGGGTCGCTTCCCCTCCGGCCTGCCCAGAGCCCTCTGGGACATCCGGGCCGCTGGCAACCAGCTCCGAGCCCTGGACAAGAACGACACGGCCTACCATTGGAACCTGCGGGTACTGGACCTGTCAGCCAACGAGCTGGAGAGGGTGGTCTTCATCAACAACACCCTACCCAGCCTACACGCCCTAAACTTGAGTCACAACCGGTTCTGGACCGTGCCCACCAACATGCCTCATAATCTAGAGATGGTGGATTTGGCCCACAACTACCTAGTTCAGATACTCCTGGGATCATTGGACCGGCTGCCCAGGCTGAGGAGGTTCTACCTGCATGCTAATCGCTTCTCCTGGGTGCCGGAGGGGGTATTTGACCGGTTGGAGGGGCTCGAGTTCTTGACACTTGGGGATAACCCTTGGGCttgtgaagaggaggagaacatcaCACGGCTCTTGCTCTGGGCCAAACACACCCGTGCCGCAGTGTTGGGCTGCCCCTGCTACACTAGGCCAACATGTGGGCAAGCCCATCTGGCCACTCCAGGAGGAGAGTGGCACTTTACGTCCCACACAGAGCCTCCGCTGGGGGCTGATGCCAGAGAGCTGGGCCGTGGAGGCCTCACACCGGATAGAGCTGCAGTCGTCACTTCTGGGTACTTGGCTAAGTCTGCGTTGTTGGAGCCTGGGACGCATGGAGACAGAGGGTCTGCCAACAGCTCGGGGGATCAGACATTGTTTGTGTTCATCTCCACCCCCTTGCACGGCCTCTCCACACGCACAAGCACTACAGGGCAGCCGCACTCTGCCGCCAAGAAGAAAAACACAGGAAGCACACAGAGCAGAAGCCACGGAGTCCACACACCAATCCAGTATTCTGTAGTCACCTGGAACCTTCTAGTCACGGTGACTGCCTTCAAAGCCTTCTAAACCCACCCGTTGTCAGTACTAGAGTCAAGTCTTTTGGAGAGGGCTAACCCTATGTACGTATGACCCAGAATGTAAAAGGGAGAAGTGTGTTATTGTTTTCATTTTAAAGAACAACTTTCAACTGTTACTGCCTAAATGTGTATCCTCTCTCATCTTCCAACCATTTGACCACCATCTACAGAGTGATGTTGTGCTGTATGGCTATATCTTTCAAACTTGTATACAAATAATATCTAGGCAAATgtatacacatacagtgcatttggaaagtattcagaccccttccctttttacacattttgttacgttttagccttattataaaaatgtattaaatatctttttttcctcatcaatctacacaaaataccccataatgacaaagcaaaaacaggtttttagaaaaacagaaataccttatttacataagttttcagacccttggCTATGAGaatggaaattgagctcaggtgcatcctgtttccattgatcgtcctggAGACTGGAATCTTACtggggtcaattcaattgattggactatATAAGGTTGATCCAgatcagttgacagtgcatgtcagaaaaaagaaaaaaaacatgaagtcgaaggaattgtcaatagagctccgagacaggattgtgtcgaggcacagatctggagatgggtacccaaacatttctgcagcattgaaggtccccaaaaacacagtggcctccatcattcttaaatggaagaaatttggaatcaccaagactctctGAAGCACTcgaccaatcaggcttttatggtagagtggccagacggaagccactcctcagtaaaaaaggGACATGAAAGCCCTCTGGGAGTTTACCATAAAGCACCTAagggactcttagaccatgagaaacaaggttctctggtctgatggaactaAGAttgcgtcacgtctggaggaaacctggcaccatccctacggaacatggtggtggcagtatcatgctgtggggatgtttttcagcagcaggagacgagtcaggatcgagggaaagatggagcaaagtaaagagagatccttgatgaaaacctgctccagagcactcaggacctcagactggggggggggggggggggttcaccttccaacaggacaacgaacctaaCCGTACAGTCaagacaacgaaggagtggcttcgggacaagtctctagaTGTCctcaagtggcccagccagagcccggatttgaaccagatcaaacatgtcagagacctgaaaacagatgtgcagcaacactccccatccaacctgacagagcttgagaggatctgcagagaggaatcgggaaaaactccccaaatacaggtgtgccaagcttgtaccgtcaaacccaagaagactcaaggctgtaatcgcttccaaaggtgcttcaacaaagtactgagtaaagggtctgaatacttacgtaaatgtgagaTCCACACAAACCGGTTTTTgcttgccttgtcattatggggtagtgtgtgtagaatgatgaaacaatttaatacattttagaataaggctgtaaactaactaactaaatgtggaaaaagtaaaaggggtctgaatacatctCGAATGCATTGTACATGACTAATAATACTCTATCGGTGCGGAAACATGAATGCTCTACTCTATGTAGTCTATACTGCTTGTCCGTTCTGATGACAGATGCTGCGTTTTCTGGTTACTATGATATAAAGAAAAGGAAAACATTTAGAACGCATTTAATGTACGTGTTGTTTGAAAGAGTCAGTGTATGACGTGAGAAATCATCTTTAAACCTTGGCATCAGCTTGGTTTGGGGGTTATCTTAGAGGGCCTGCAAGTTCTTAAAGTGGAATTGACAGATAatctactttgcagatatgaaacagacaatcataatgcCATTCAAAAATATACAATTCTTATTTTATGCaacaaaaccaactttataacTAGTTTTGAAAATAGGTTCTATTTGACTCAATTCCATGACGTTGAGTAAGGCTTTGTTGGTAGAATAGacggatgcagttcaatgcatgattaatacaGCTAATTCTctaatacatttcttggtagtccaacaAATATTGCTATCAAGTTGTAAATCACacctggcctggtacattgtttgctgcctccagccCAGCGGGATGCACCGTTTCAGTTTCAATAACTCAATATTTTAGACAAATGTACAGACGattgtaactaaggctgggaacagctagagatgcaggtgtcatttggatAGCTTGCAAGAAATGTGAAtcactttgctagctagctatgctaaaCTTGAACAACTGTTTTCCACAGTTAGCATATATCCtagttgtcaatcaaatgtatttggcatcgATCATGAAGATCAAATGGGAGGGCAGGCAGGCAAGTTCCCAAGGGTTGGgaaagcatgcattggcaggtaATCTGCAGAAGGACGAGCAGGCTACTATTCCCCATTGCTTATCAGTGCAAATTTGACGGCCAACTACTAAACAAGTTGAAGGGTTTATCTACTTTTCCCTTGTTACATGTTTAGCTCATCTTGCTTTTGCtaacattagttgttgatcttgttgatgTGCATAGGCAACTGAGGGAGATCAGGCCTACctgttgtttgatcaataggactctaaagtttccaaatgtaagaggactcccgtggaacacaatatatacaaaattatgtggacaccccttgaaattagtggattcggctatttcagccacacccatttctgacaggtgtataaaactgagccgacagccatgcaatctccatagacaaacattggaagtagaatggccttactgaagagctcaaacGTTCAACCTGGTTTTGTCACAGGAGgccagttcatcaaatttctgccttgctagagctgctccggtcatctgcaagtgatgttattgtgaagaggAAATGTCAAGGAGCAACAACATCTCAGtcgcgaagtggtaggtcacacaagctcacagaacaggactgccgagCTCTGAAGCGTGAAGCCCGTAAAAATTCTCTGGCCttgattgcaacactcactaccgagttccaaactgcctgtggaagcaacgtcagcacaagaactgttcatcaggagcttcatgaaatgggtttccatggccaagcagccacacacaagcctaagatcaaaatgcacaatgccaagtgtcggctggaatggtgtaaagctcgccgccattggactctgaagcaaTGAAAACGCAGTCTCTGGAGTGATGTATCAggcttcaccatctagcagtccgactgatgaatctgggtttggcggatgccaggagaacgctacctgccgcaatgcatagtgccaactgtacagtttggtgtaggaggaataatggtctggggctatttttcatggttcgggcttggccccttacgattcgatcacaccgacagcatCATTGCAATTTTTGGTAAACCAGAAGTACATTCACTTCCAGTAGAACGCTGCGTGTGCCTTGCAGCATtgtgttgcagaggcagttgcagggcgttctgtgtggtgcatacgttggatttatcgaacgcatgcgtcaaactgtatgcatatacggcttgacagaaatggtagcagaaggtgaatgtggaACATTTGTAGCACACATATCCAGATAATCTGCATACTATTTTGCGCAATGACACTATCGGTGTGATCAGGgcattagttccagtgaagacaaatcttaacgctacagcatataatgccattctagacaattctgtactACCAAATTTGTTGCAAAGGTTTGGTGAAGGCCTTTTActgtttcagcattacaatgcccCTGCGCAAAAAGTGAGgtccatataaactcagcaaaaaaagaaacgtcctctgaCCGTCaattgcgtttattttcagcaaacttaacatgtgtaaatatttgtatgaacataattcaacaactgagacgtaaactgaacaagttccacagaagtTCCacagccaccagctgcattaacctctctgggatatgtgggacggttgCGTCCCACCCTCGCCAACacccagtgaaagtgcagggcgccaaattcaaaacaaaaatctcataatttaaattcctcaagcattcaagtattttacacaattttaaagataaaattctcattaatccagccacagtgtctgatttcaaaaaggctttacagcgaaagcaccacaaacgattatgttaggtcatcaccaactcacagaaaaacacagccatttttccagccaaagagatgagtcacaaaaagcacaaatagagatacaattaatcacaaACCTTTGAGGATCGTCATCAGattacactcataggacttcatgttacacaatacatgtatgttttgttcgataaagtgcatattgatatcaaaaaatctaaaattttatattagcgcgttacgttcagtaggtCTAAAACATgaagtgattttgcagagagccacatcaatttacagaaatactcatcataaatgttaatgaaaatacaagtgttatacatggaattagagatatacttctccttaacctccctgcgcacggaacccgctagcgggctgaaattccacaacatacggtgatcgctacataaatagtcatattaaacattcatgaaaatacaagtgtttcacatgtatcgaaagcctagaatcttgctaatccaactgcgttgtcagattcaaaaaaggatttactgcgaaagaatacgatgtgatt of the Oncorhynchus clarkii lewisi isolate Uvic-CL-2024 unplaced genomic scaffold, UVic_Ocla_1.0 unplaced_contig_13670_pilon_pilon, whole genome shotgun sequence genome contains:
- the LOC139398603 gene encoding oligodendrocyte-myelin glycoprotein-like; the protein is MSDGLDEDPYRIKTVSFRLALIMLPHAPLACLFLLLLLGVLGGLVLSICPAVCSCSRGHRVVDCSSRHLSQLPPGLQHNIRFLNLSHNSLCGLDDQLSHYAHLRTLDLSYNLLGRFPSGLPRALWDIRAAGNQLRALDKNDTAYHWNLRVLDLSANELERVVFINNTLPSLHALNLSHNRFWTVPTNMPHNLEMVDLAHNYLVQILLGSLDRLPRLRRFYLHANRFSWVPEGVFDRLEGLEFLTLGDNPWACEEEENITRLLLWAKHTRAAVLGCPCYTRPTCGQAHLATPGGEWHFTSHTEPPLGADARELGRGGLTPDRAAVVTSGYLAKSALLEPGTHGDRGSANSSGDQTLFVFISTPLHGLSTRTSTTGQPHSAAKKKNTGSTQSRSHGVHTPIQYSVVTWNLLVTVTAFKAF